A single Anopheles arabiensis isolate DONGOLA chromosome 2, AaraD3, whole genome shotgun sequence DNA region contains:
- the LOC120897192 gene encoding G kinase-anchoring protein 1-like has protein sequence MFTVVPSRFSGLKIEDDDDGFRKPKQKSRSNANSKPKTTTTTTTTPPVKTAAAPPPQSQPQAKKPKPKSQKNKNSSDAVQKEQWSKWQEKDTELVEKSYMNDLEQALLLSKLDFEANKTKYNQQEKESKASKDKKPKTLSLQEFQEKVSKELNEKQQQKKRQQEEAEYNRNYTFFEQIDLETKQILNKEQLKTLLQQNNANSAKARESKGKPDDLPAVEQPASELDLLKEENATLKEEITVLRDRYKKVVAMLKNGEMKEKTELMIEIEKLRKVQEDMTAEMTALYGQLEQAKSRTNQESKGKEKLASRRSVRFDAASEVQPESGTN, from the exons ATGTTTACGGTTGTTCCCTCGAGATTTTCGGGTCTAAAAATCGAAGACGACGATGATGGATTTCgaaaaccaaagcaaaaaTCTAGATCCAATGCAAACTCCAAGcccaagacgacgacgacgacgaccacaacGCCGCCCGTGAAAACAGCTGCAGCTCCTCCACCACAATCTCAACCGCAAGCAAAGAAACCTAAACCA AAAtcacagaaaaacaaaaattccaGCGACGCAGTACAAAAGGAGCAGTGGTCCAAATGGCAGGAAAAGGATACGGAACTGGTGGAGAAATCTTACATGAACGATCTGGAACAGGCACTGCTGCTATCGAAGCTCGATTTCGAGGCCAACAAAACCAAGTACAATCAGCAGGAAAAGGAATCCAAGGCATCGAAGGACAAGAAACCCAAAACACTGTCCCTGCAAGAGTTCCAAGAGAAGGTCAGCAAGGAGTTGaatgaaaagcagcagcaaaagaaacGCCAACAAGAGGAGGCAGAATACAACCGCAACTACACCTTCTTCGAACAGATCGACCTCGAAACGAAGCAAATACTCAACAAAGAGCAGCTGAAAACGttgctgcagcaaaacaatGCCAATTCGGCGAAAGCTAGGGAATCGAAAGGCAAACCAGATGACCTTCCGGCAGTCGAACAGCCTGCCAGTGAGTTGGATTTGCTTAAGGAAGAAAATGCCACCCTAAAGGAAGAGATCACGGTTCTGCGCGATCGGTACAAGAAGGTGGTGGCAATGCTCAAGAATGGAGAAATGAAAGAGAAAACCGAACTGATGATCGAGATTGAGAAGCTGCGCAAGGTGCAGGAGGACATGACCGCCGAGATGACTGCCCTGTACGGTCAGCTAGAGCAGGCCAAGTCCAGAACGAACCAGGAATCGAAAGGCAAAGAAAAGCTAGCAAGTCGCCGCTCGGTACGGTTTGATGCTGCTTCTGAAGTGCAGCCCGAAAGTGGCACCAATTAG